Within Xiphias gladius isolate SHS-SW01 ecotype Sanya breed wild chromosome 14, ASM1685928v1, whole genome shotgun sequence, the genomic segment TAATGCGGACTTTATTTTGTCATCTATGTGCGATACTCAGTTTCAATGCTATGGTCCAATGACTCTAATGACTGTTTCAGGCGTAGCGTTCCCTCCATACTCCACTTAGCTGACCTCGTCTTTGCTTCCGCTTCTGGTGGCGAACTCAGCAGAGTAACACACAGTCTGAACATCTGCTGTAATACAGAACGGATGTGTTGTTACATGCAGCGCTCCTACACATGTTCAtctcactttttcaaaaagttgAACAAAGctttttctgaaatttgatCAGCTGTCACTGTTATGCGTGACGGTTGTGGCTGGACAGTACAGCAGTTAACTAGACAGCAGTGGAATGTAACTGGGTATAATTACTTGAGTACTGCacttaaatataattttgagAGACTAAGTATTTCCAATTTCTACGTCATACTCCACTATTTTTCAGtgggaaatattgtacatttcaccgcattacatttatttgaaatctGTAGATACTCaagacatacagtactgtgcaaaagttttaggtcCCCATTGCAAAAACAAAGCGGATAATTTCTCAGCAACCAAGAGGATATATTCTAAAAGTTGTTCCCTTAATATGAGAGACTGTAACTATGATACCACTTTTTAGATAAAGTTACACCCATGAGTTTTTCTGGTCCCAGCTCTGTAAACAACAGTTTACAGAGCTTGTTTAGATTAGTTTAGATTCTTGCCCATCACAATATACCATCAGGGCGGCATCTGATTGGTctcacattcatacacattGACAGTGACACCAAACAtgcagccagagtcataaagaactatcttcagagacaagaggaataaggagtcctgcagcagatggtctaGCCCTCcgcagagccctgatctcaacatcatggagtcagtctgggagtacatggagagacagaagacactgagacagcctgaatccacagaagaactgtggcaagttctctAAGACGcctggaacaacctacctgccaagtaccttgaaaaactatGTGCAGGAGTACCGAGGAGAACTGTtactgttttaaaggcaaagtaTGGTCACAACAAATACTGATTAGGTTtaggttggtttttttttgtttactacaGTTTATATGAGGTTaattgataaaacaaaaactattcaTGGTGCTAtgtttgaaagcatcctcactttacttttattacCTAAagcttttgcacagtactgtatatgttataAATGGGGTGCTAAAGAAATTAGCTCCCTTTTTAtcagctaaaacattaaaatgatgcttACGTGTTAAACTCTGAGAGGAGACACTCTGCTGCATAgaaactacttttacttttgatcatttaaatgctttttattatttttttttcttccgtaAGGGTtcgaatgcaggacttttgaCTTATATCgctgtattgctacttttatttaagttaaAGATGTGACTACCTCTCCCACCACTGCATCTTCGGAGCTGCATTTGCAGCCACTTAAAACAGCCGGTCGTGTGTGCCCAGATGACTTAGCAACAACTATTTTCGCAAATGTTTCAGTGGGATCCGAGAGAGGTAAGACGGAGAGACAATCTGAAGCATTTTCAAAAGTTGTCAAAGCTGTGCATTGCAGCGCAAGACCTTACTACGTGTCCCACATAGTCCCGCGCGGCTAAGTTAAGTCACACCACAGATGGCTCACGGTTTCGGCCAGCCTCGCTTGGTGTCTTCTCGACACGTGTTTCCAAGCAAAGCCCCCTGGCTAAATGAGCTAACATAGCTAAGCTTACTGACCCAACAAACCGGGGCTAGCACGCACAACCACTCTGTCTCACCGTTACTGCCTCGTTAGCCTCACTGAGACCTCGGAGCGAAATGAGCTCTTGTCTGATACAGGTCTTGCATGTCTACCTCCTGGAGAATGAATGTACTTTCTATTTAAGACAAGGTGTTTGGCTGCTAGACCCGGCTCAACCTGCAGCGCGCGTAGCACCATGTACACAATCCACACTGAGTCGCGTGGAGAACGCGTCACTCTGGCGTCGACCAATCAGATTTTTACTAAGAACGACGAGTAGATGAGGAGAGCAATGAAAactataacaacaacaacaacaacaacaacaacaacaacaacaataataacttATTATAACTTATAACTTATAATAGTCTAAAACGAGATAAATAATTGAAACAATTACAACAAGATAAGctaaaagtgagttttaagaagagatttaaaggATACTGAGTTTGCCCGACTTAGATCCTCAGGCAGTGAGTTCCACTGCTGATTGGCCCTGCCTTTGCTGGCAGGGCCCCTCAGGCTTACCTCCAGTGACAAGTCGAGATTTAGGAACCATCAGCAGGGCCCTGCCAGAGAATCTCAAGCAGTGATCGGGCTCATAGAGAGTTGGCAGATCACGGATATAGGCAGGAGCCTGATCATTCAAGGCTTTAAAAACTAGCCATAAAAACTTcaaatcaattctaaaacacacagataaccAGCGATGTGGTTGCTTTTCTTAGAACACGTTAAAAAGTTTGGATAATGGCAGCAATTAGCTGTGTTTCTGACAAGCTATGAAGAGCTGCTCTCCCTGTTTGGTTTCATTATTTGGCACTGCAAGCCCAGCGGAACTGTGTTTTGCCACGCCATTTCCTCATTCAGCCCAAAAAAtctcttaaaatgttaaattagttGTTTTCAATTTTATCTGAACCGGTGTTTTCTTACCAGAAGCCAAAAGTATTAGCCTGGTTTTAAGTCTGACTACTGCAGCACTCAAAACTTAATGCAGACGCAGAGAAACagcttgtatttatttataacaacTGCCATTTGGTCCTTCATGTTGAACTTGCAAATAAGGCCAAATTGAGCCATGGGGGAAGATAGGATTAAGAGGATTTATTTCATGTGTGATATGACACTTTCATGTCAAGAAGCcatgaaaaatgcttttaaacaATGCAACAATGCAACgaaaagataaagacaaaacacaaatatatataacattgaGATCCTTTTATCGGGGCTTTATTGCTGACATCTACTTTTTACTAGTAATCCTCTCATCAGTATCTCTGTTTGTAGTTTGGTCCTGACCTGGAATGACACTAGTGTATTGTGCAGACGGTCCAATAGAGAACAAATATGTGGGTGGAAGCAATGAGTGCCGTGTCCCTCAACTGTGCCCCCCTTTTGAGGGAAACATCCTGCTTTGCCGAACCGTCATTGACCAAGGCTCAGAATCCCTGCTGACTGCGGTGCCCTGCTCTGTGGCTGACCACCCTTATTGACCTCTGTGGAGAGCCACAGCTGGTTACACAATATGACTATTTGAACATGACGCTCTTCACACATTTTGAATGATATTTAATTCAAGGAACATTTGTGCCAGATGCGAGGGCAGCTAACAAATGATAGAGGAGATGTTTGCAGATGTCTCACTATAAAAAACTGACCTATCACTGATTTACATTACCATGCTAGACTTTGTCAACTTACATTTGTTTTGGCAGCGGTCCCACAGAGTTACACAGTACACAGTACAACCCACATGTGACACAAGAGTCAGGAGGCATGATCATTGTGTTTAACTTGGCTCGTTTTTTTCCTGTTAGGATAGGATATATACACCACGGGTTGCATAGGTTCTgcctctcttcctttcccttATCTGCTCCACTGCTCTGATACCTCTCGTATCTCTCACAGAAATGAAACCCCTGGGCATCACTGTGGTTCTTGGACTACTGGTGGGGGTATGGGCTCAGCTCAATGTGCTGCATCCTCTGTGTGACTCCCCTGAGGCAGAGGAGGCTGCCCTGGTGGCTCAGGATTACGTCAATGCCCAGCACACTCATGGTTACAAGTTTGCACTGAACAGGATCGAGGAGATCGAAATCAAAACTGGGGTAAGTCAGCGAGAAGATGCTTCGTAGTTACAGGCAAAGAAATTCAGATAGCTACctcttttttaatcaacttGGAGCTCTGAATGTGATGTGCGCTACATtggaaaatacaaatgcatttcCTCTATACCCCTGGACAATAGGATCACATACTTGTTAGATTAAAATCTTAACTGTGTTATGAATCTGTGATTTTCACATTAAGCTGACTCAACAAATGCATGCATACATTTGCACAAACATgtcagaaaagatgaagaatCAACACTTCAACTatactcttctttttttcagtgtcattagACACTGCTATGCATGTTCATCCACGCAAATATGTCCTTGTAGTGGACTGTCCATGCtgtagagttaaaaaaaacaaaacaactaaataGTGTTTCCTTTTACCTCTCCTCAGATTAATGGAGAACAGATATATGTCTTGGAACTTGACCTGCTGGAAACAGATTGTCATGTGTTGGACCCCACACCTGTTGCCAACTGCACAGTCAGACCCAAATATTTGACGGTGAGACTGCGTACcaatagtagtaatagtaatagtaatagttgAGCTACAGCAATTCAACCAAATGTAAAGATGATGATCATTttagaatataaaataatgagaatAGAATAGAAGACTGACTATTGTGCTATGTGGACCGATTCTTTGTCTCCAATCAGGCAATTGAAGCAGACTGTGATGTGGTGCTGAAGAAGGTTGGCGGAGCCCTGTCTGTCACCACATTCAAGTGTGAAACAGAGGGTAAAACTTCCTGACCATACACATACAGAACATACCAGTGTCACGCTACACACAAAAACCTTgcatgtgtctttttgtttactCACATATAGAATCAACAGTGGACCTTTGCACTGGCTGTTTTACCCTCCTTCCCCTAAACAACACTGCAGCGCTGGACTTTGTCCATGCCACTCTGGCAACccttaataaaaatgttgtcaatGTAACTTACATTATTCTGGAGATTGGAAGGATGTCGTCACAGGTGGGCATAAGCATGTTCGGTCCAAATAAATTACAAGAATTTTTACAAGATTTAATGCACCTGCACATTGAATTAGTGTCTGTCAGTACATCAATACTTCCCAATaccttgtttcagtttttgtctggTGGGGCCAGATATTCAGTAGAATATGTCATAGCTGAGGCTAATTGCACTGGTGACACCTGCGTGCCCCTGGATGATCCCACGGCTGTAAGTACACAAAGCATTGCTCTAGTTTTCCACTTTTTTGAAAGAACGgcgtagttttttttttttttaattattattgcaATGATGTGTTATATACACGCTTTTATCAGAACGAACAAAAATGAGGGGGGtgaaaatcatgtttttctttttttctaccagGAACGGAGTATTTGTGTTGCCAAAGGTTTTAAAACTGCTCACACAGTGGACTGCAAGATGTTTACCATTCTGGTAAAATACTGTGTTTCACTTCTTCACATCATTTTGATGGCCAAAAATAAGTCTTGAAGTTTACCATCTTCCATTTATGTAGAACATGTTATTTCTAAGTCTCTGTTAATGCACACAATTTTTCAGACGCCTGTTGTGGATGCCATCAGCACTGTAGCTTCTGCCTTGCCACCAGCGGTCCATGTACATACAGGGGGCCTGTCACACAAGAATGGTCTAAGACACCATAAACTGACCTCTCATCATGAGCCTCATCTGGGCCGCTCTATGTCTGCAGAATCAGCAGAGTCAACTGAAATTGTACCTGTGGCCCCTGCAGTGGTtgatgctgctgcagctgctacACCTGCTTCTGCTGATCCCACTCTAGCTACTGACTCTGCATCAACCTCCAAAGCCTCAGCCAGTAAGGAGGAAGCTGTTAGTGTGGTTAAGAGAGATTTACATGCTGAACTCagccctgcagcagctgagaTCACTGTAGACCCTATTCCTCATGTGCAAGTATGTCCTGGAAGGGTCAGATTCTTCAAGTGAACAAGTCCCACAGACTCTCTATATTTGCTTCCTTCAGCTACACTGGTGCTAGGGTAACTTTAAGTGATACATGTGTTGTGGTAGGGAAATgtaacactgacacatttcTTGCAAACCAGGAATAATCCATTGTGTGAAACTGTCAAAGGAGCACAGTGTATTGCACAACAGCTCTTGAAATTTCTGTAAAATGGATGAAGAAGATTTGCATTCAATGCTGCTGAATAAATCTCTCAAGTCTgaactttttgtgtttgtactttTTAGTCATCGTGCATTCTTTAATATGAATTGAAACAAAGTCAGTGAAGGATTGAGAGTCATGTAAGGCCTTTTACAGGTTTGATGAGGACACATTGATAACCTCTCCATGTGAAACTTTCAATGAACAAACTGGTATCAGAGTTCATTTAATCATTCATGCCACATCTTTAAGGGTTATTGCAAAACACTGTGCTGTTTGCTGGTCATGTTGACTCATGCCAATGACATTCCCATGAACTCATCGACATTCCTACTAATACAGCCACAGCAAAATAAGTATCCATTTCACATGTTTTGTCCTGCTTGACTCCATGTTCAAAACAGCTCAATATGGCAAACATTACTTTACTGACATGCAAATTGGCACAACAATTAAACTCGCATTCAAATGCACTAATGCAACCAAAACACTTCATACACATCTCAGGATCAGCTCTTATACCAGAACACTGACAATATTTGTCTCCCAACAGGAAAACTTTGTCACATTATTTATACATTAGATTACCCCCCAGGTTAGAAAAATGATGAATGCCAATTTGACAGAAACGTATTCAAAATGTCAGGTAGAGCTGGGAAGTGATAGGCACTGTATGTGGAAATGTATCCATATACTGGGGTGAAATTATTGCTAAActtgatttgaatttttgtgtACCACTCGACACTAAACCTCAGGTTTTTCTTCCTTGGTTTacccagtttttattttaaaggttcTCATCGAAGAAGCCTGTTCAGAAAAAGATATTGCTCAGGTGAATTGATAATACACCGCCTACAATTGTGGGATGGCATAAGCtgatatacagtgcattcagaaagtattcagactccttcaattttacattttattatgttgcagccttatgctaaaatcatttcattttttcccctcatcgTTCTACATTCAACTCCtgataatgacaaagtgaaaacagaattttagaattttttgcaaatttattaaaaaggaaaaactgaaatatcacattgacttAAGTAGTCTGATCCTTTACTCAGAAattagttgaagcacctttggcagcaataagAGCCTTGAGGCTTTTTGGGAATGAtgcgacaagctttgcacacctgaatttagggattttctgccattcttctctacagatcctctcaagctctgtcaggttggacgGGGACtgttggtggacagccattttctcTCTACAGAGATGTTCAACTGGGTTCAAGTCAGtgctctggctgggccactcaaggacattcacacagttgtccctaagccactcttGCGTTGTCTTGGCagtgtgcttagggtcattgccctgttggaaggtgaaccttcggcaaaatctgaggtcctgagtgctctggaccaaGTTTTCATTGAGGTAATCTCTGTACTCTGCTCTGTTCAGTTTTCCCTCAACCCACCAGTCATCCTGTCCCtgatgctgaaaaacacccccacagcatgatgctgccaccacttTGCTTTACTTTTGGGATGGTATTGGCCTGGGGATGAGCGGTGTCTGGTTTCCACaagacatgacgcttagaattgaggccaaacacttcaatcttggtttcatcagaccagacaatcttgtttctcacagtctgattcctttaggtgcttttttgagaAATcagaggcacctgagctaaatttcaagtgtcatagcaaagtaTCTGAATATTtatatcaatgtgatatttcagtttcctttttaatacattggcaaaaatttcaaaaattcaaattcaagtttttgctttgtcattaaggggtattaagtgtagattgatgatggaaaaattaatttaaatgatcatagcaaaaagctgaaacataaaacatatcTGTGGCAGTGTCCAATATCTCCAAGTATCTGCTATGTTCGTAATATATTAAGGTCAAATATCATGGTTAGATGCTTCATTCTTGTGGACACTGTATATTGTTAGTATTATTGGAGctgtctgtttatgtttgtgttaaAAACCATAGTACagatgttaatttaaaaaaaaaaagaaaaacttcaatCTCCATTCCATGCACCCAACCCCCCCAACTGATATCTTCAATTCTGTCTAAGGACCCGTCTCTTTTCTGTAGCCTTTTGACATGAAGACACGACTGACCACACTtcgtctttttttaattttttttattctttgtacAATTGTTTTGTATGATTTTATCCAGAAattctgtgcttttattttcttatatcctagtatttgtgtctgtttttatttgatcattcatgtttttgattGTAATCATCAAATCCCACAATTTAAtctctctgtaaagcacttgggtcaacatttgtttttaaatgtgctctataaataaactgataCAACTTGACTATTGGTTTGCCAGACATCTTGAACAACTGATGTTGCTGCTGAGCGTTGTAGATTTAGCTGCACGCCGAGAGCAGCTCATTAATAAACCATTGTTTATGAAATGATCAAGAATCAAAGTTGCTCTAAACTCATCTGACCATACAGCTCTGGGTCTTATTCCTCTCAGCGGTCTTCCACCACATGTACTCCTGCCGGTTATCTCTGTCTGGCTGGGTCCATGTTTAGTGAAAAAACTAATTCCAAAAACCTGCCCATTTATATGGATTGTATGAAATTGGAAAGCTTAATCCCTAGGGTGAATGTTCAGCTAAACAGGAGTCAGCagtagtgggttttttttcctacattctGTTTTCAATGTAAATTTAGAAGGATGTAGCAAATTGCAATAATTGTGTTTTGAATGcaaatttaacaattttaagAGTAAGTGAGAAGAGTTGAATTCTACCTGATATACATAGTGTATgaattttgaaagatgtggtCATTGATTACATTTAGAAGTCAAAGCAATGAGATAGCaattgtaaaaaattaaacatccaAAAGCTCAAGCAGGTTGGAGTAGTTGTTCACAGgttaggtttttaaaaaaaaaaaaaaaaaaaaaaaaaaatcttgtggGCCCTtatcaaaaatgataaattagacttttgctgttgcagacattttaaaatcttttaccctactgtataaatataaaatagtgCTAAAATTACTGtgaaacagtgggaaaaaaaattcagttttcctAAGAAAATCTGAAGTTTTTCCAGCAACAAACACCAACAATTTAGGGTTGCACTCACTAAGGCCACTGTTGAATGAGTAAATCCTAGTAAGTGTATTTACATGAATGGGTCAATGTTCAGTAAGCACCAGTTCAcggtaaagaaaaacaagcaagaCAAATAAGTTCAACAAGGGCAATGCACCTTTTGGGTCTAAAATGCGGATATAATGCAACCAGTACTGAGTAAGCTACCCATTTTGAagttagtttttaaaaaaagcacaagctCAGGTACCGTTTCAACTGTTTATTCACTTTCAAGTCAGCTCATTTCTGCTTCTGATTTCCACCTTCACTCTGGATGGCTTGGTTCAGCCCTGTAAGAAACAAGACATTAGTCCAAAAGACTGGgccaagaaattaaaaaataaaataaaataaaataaaaaaaaaaactcattaacACACCATTTGCTTGGTGGTCAGCTACATTGCTCCATCTTTGAAATGTCTTTCCAGGACCATGGGCTGGAATTGTTTGGTCAGAGCCTAGAGGTCTACTGGGTTTCCACATGTCCTTCAATGACTCGGGGAATTCAGGCCTTAAATGTGCTGCACTGAAAGAAGGGTTCTGTGGGAAAGGTCCAAAATGAGGACCATCCGAGGTAGATGCAAACAATGGCAAACTTTCTGATGCATCCTCCGACTTCGGCATGTAGTTATCACTACCAGGTAAGAGGCTGAACATTTTCCCCAGCCCTTTGGTGTGCTGAGGTTTTAAATTCTGAGGATGTTGGGGTTTACTACTGTGTTGCCTTACAAGATTTTGTGCCAGGAAGTTTGTGTCACGAACCAGATCTCTAAAAGGCAAAGGGGATTCACTGAAACTGTTGGGCTCTCTACCTGGTGGGCCATGCTGTAGCAGCACATAACTGTTTGGTTCAGAATAGGGGTGGACAGTCTGTTTATGTTTGGTGGATTTCATTGAGACACTCACAAATGGCTGTGGTTGTGAGGAGCTATTATAAGTAGGAGCTTCAGCATCTTGAAGCATGTAAGGGACCAGAAAACGATCAAGTTCACTTTGGATTTTAGAATGTGTCTGCCCCTTAGATTCAGTGGGTTTGTTAGATGGCTGCAGTTCCTTTGCTTTATGTTCCTCCTTTCCAATATAAGACCTGAAATTAGGACCAGAGGGATTATTCATGTCCTCAGGTGATAGTTGGCTCATTTGCTGCTCTGGGGGCTTTATGTAATATGGCTCATATCGCACCATTGGATTTAGTTGGTCATTACCTGGGGTATGAAGTTTAGGGGGAACATTGTAGTGAGTTGCTGATTGGCTTTGTAGTAAATTTTGCAGTTTCTCATTTTGTGGTGGATATGGCCAATTAGGATATAGTGAATGAGGTACAAAATAAGGGTAAATTGGTAGGTCAGGATTTGTAGGCTTCCTGGGAATATTAGTTAGCACAGCAGGGTTGCCATCTGGTGGCAAGAGATATGGTTGCTTTTCATTTCCAGGTGGAAGGGACTGCAGTGAAGTGAGCACAGAGGGGGAAGTTTTGGAGGTGTTCATTGTCATTGCTTCAGTTGGCTTTTGAGGAAGTGGAGCAGTGGCCAGGCCATTACCAAACCCAGAATATGCCACTGAAGGGAGGGATGGCAGTACTGGATAGACTGGAGTATCTTTACGGTCACGGTCAGCTGGAACAATATGGAGATATTGATGAAAAGCAATTTGTGGACAGCAATTAGAAAGTCCAGATGGGCAAAATTGAGGGCAGTACAAAGGGGGCATATAAGGAGAGCTCGACTGAGGGCCTTGTGGGACTATACCACCATTACTAGGTTGCATAATGGTGACCTGTTGTGGCTGTTGCATGGAGATAGCAGGGGGCAATGTTATAGGCTGAGGGTGCTGGGGTTGCAGTGGGTAGTAAGGGTTAAAAGGGTAATACATCTGGCCACTTAGAGGTTTTACACCTGGAGGAAGTACACTTGGGACTGGCTTTTCAGTGGGAGTCCCAGCACCCGGAGTACCAGATGATTGTGGGTAAGAAGGTTTATTTGCTGGCTTCTCGGCTGGCTGATTTTTAGCCTCTGGCTGGGGGTAGAATAGGTAGGGGTATAATAGCTGGTTCACTTGGCCCCAAGGAGCTTCAGGCTGTGGTGGTTGGACAGTGGTTGGCTTTTCATCTGGCTGAGGATAGGGGTATTTGTGTACCTGACCCTGAGGGGCTTCAGGCTGTGGTGGTTGGACAGTGGTTGGCTTTTCATCTGGCTGAGGGAAGGGGTATTTGTGTACCTGACCCTGAGGGGCTTCAGGCTGTGATGGCTCTTTGCTCTCTGGAGTTGGGTGTGGTATGCTGGGTGACACATTTCCAGGGACTTTGGGTTTAAATACCTCAGGTGGCAATGGGCTAAGAGGTTGTTGTACTTGGCCCTTTGGAGCCAGTGTAGGGATTTGCTGTTTGAATGGTACGTGCACCTGATAAGGATCAGGAGGCCAAAACGGAGGGTAAAATGGATATGGGTAGAATGGCTGGTATATTTGTCCCTGAGGTTCCTGAGAAACTGGGGGCACAGTCTTTTCAGGTAATGGTTTTTCAGGGGTTTCAGGATACAGTGGATGGAGAGGTCGTTCTACTTGGGGATCTTCAGAAGCTGGTGGCTGAGGGTAAAAGGGAAATGGAATAAAGGGTGTGTGTTCTTGACCCTCAGGCTGGCTTGCAGGTGGTCCTACAGGTTTCTGAGGATGTCCAGATGAGGGGTTAAATGGGTTTGGAAGGACATGTTCGTCCAATTTACCTGGCAGTGGTTTAGTTACTGGTGGGTGTGTAGGGGAGGTTTCAGGCCTTGGGGGTTGaggataaaatggaaaaggGTAGTAAGGTTGTCGTCTTTGGCTCTTAGTAGTTTGGATAACTGGGAAAGACACTGTGGGTATAGGTTCCAGTTCAGGCCTGTGTGCAGGAGGGACATCGGGGTTAGGGGGCTTAACGTAGTGTGGATAAGGGTAAAAAGGGTTTACCGCTTTGCCATTAGGTGGTTGGGTGGCTGGAGGCTGTACAGAAGGTTCTTCTTGAACAGGCACATTTTCAGGTTGGGCTGGCCAGGGGTAAAATGGTAAAGGAATC encodes:
- the LOC120799380 gene encoding proline-rich protein 36-like isoform X1, with the translated sequence MAFGESVGSRILLCLGLFLGTSSFCHCTPLTRLKALDKLRENLTISQSQPSGSGLHHGRLFIGQITLQNAKIKGTVAKKNLLHADTDYQADMAWPEPKQPKEQADGSSRPRPIDSAVERLLKMEPKVECTEDSMKLQVQDATSTPGGLFFVDRGSRLSPLPLSKLPPSCGYTIRSTRKDLVLVAPYDGCFVTHEEDSYVLPLHWCGVPVRMSCPLTRPSSPKPPMVTCHAQGMVVKTEWTVSVAKIKVNLNGNWEPLMKASPRCGFSVVAHPEGVVISVHYALCLEKKDGMYTLALAGDGETKISCPSLSAVQPEPTKSPAKGPKQQTEMPNTGVHPTTPSHNSGSARYQTQSPQSALPQVPGFPQNPELPNKKPNQGPKDVNQPQLPYYPFYPNFFYQYPDTKPTPTAQPLPSPLTKENGLQSKQTVSHPNQPMSPEGQVPQPLIPLPFYPWPAQPENVPVQEEPSVQPPATQPPNGKAVNPFYPYPHYVKPPNPDVPPAHRPELEPIPTVSFPVIQTTKSQRRQPYYPFPFYPQPPRPETSPTHPPVTKPLPGKLDEHVLPNPFNPSSGHPQKPVGPPASQPEGQEHTPFIPFPFYPQPPASEDPQVERPLHPLYPETPEKPLPEKTVPPVSQEPQGQIYQPFYPYPFYPPFWPPDPYQVHVPFKQQIPTLAPKGQVQQPLSPLPPEVFKPKVPGNVSPSIPHPTPESKEPSQPEAPQGQVHKYPFPQPDEKPTTVQPPQPEAPQGQVHKYPYPQPDEKPTTVQPPQPEAPWGQVNQLLYPYLFYPQPEAKNQPAEKPANKPSYPQSSGTPGAGTPTEKPVPSVLPPGVKPLSGQMYYPFNPYYPLQPQHPQPITLPPAISMQQPQQVTIMQPSNGGIVPQGPQSSSPYMPPLYCPQFCPSGLSNCCPQIAFHQYLHIVPADRDRKDTPVYPVLPSLPSVAYSGFGNGLATAPLPQKPTEAMTMNTSKTSPSVLTSLQSLPPGNEKQPYLLPPDGNPAVLTNIPRKPTNPDLPIYPYFVPHSLYPNWPYPPQNEKLQNLLQSQSATHYNVPPKLHTPGNDQLNPMVRYEPYYIKPPEQQMSQLSPEDMNNPSGPNFRSYIGKEEHKAKELQPSNKPTESKGQTHSKIQSELDRFLVPYMLQDAEAPTYNSSSQPQPFVSVSMKSTKHKQTVHPYSEPNSYVLLQHGPPGREPNSFSESPLPFRDLVRDTNFLAQNLVRQHSSKPQHPQNLKPQHTKGLGKMFSLLPGSDNYMPKSEDASESLPLFASTSDGPHFGPFPQNPSFSAAHLRPEFPESLKDMWKPSRPLGSDQTIPAHGPGKTFQRWSNVADHQANGLNQAIQSEGGNQKQK